One region of Peribacillus simplex genomic DNA includes:
- the sdhA gene encoding succinate dehydrogenase flavoprotein subunit yields the protein MGKGKIIIVGGGLAGLMATIKAAELGQQVDLFSLVPVKRSHSVCAQGGINGAVNTKGEGDSPFIHFDDTVYGGDFLANQPPVKAMCDAAPSIIHMFDRMGVMFNRTPEGLLDFRRFGGTQHSRTAFAGATTGQQLLYALDEQVRRYEVEGLVTKYEGWEFLGAVIDDDQTARGIVAQNLTSMEIKSFPGDAVIMASGGPGIIFGKSTNSMINTGSAASIVYQQGVNYANGEFIQIHPTAIPGDDKLRLMSESARGEGGRIWTYKDGKPWYFLEEKYPAYGNLVPRDIATREIFDVCMNMKLGINGENMVYLDLSHKDPKLLDIKLGGIIEIYEKFMGEDPRKVPMKIFPAVHYSMGGLWVDYDQMTNIKGLFAAGECDYSQHGGNRLGANSLLSAIFGGSVAGPNAVKYIEGLDKTSESIPASLFEGYEKQQQEKWNEVMSLDGNENAYVLHKELGEWMTQHVTVVRYNDKLKETDNKILELMERYKKININDTAKWSNQGAAFTRQLQNMMQLARVITIGALNRDESRGAHYKPDFPERNDDEFMKTTMATFKGLDQAPEFHYEDIDVSLIAPRKRDYTTKH from the coding sequence TTGGGTAAAGGTAAAATTATTATCGTAGGTGGAGGTCTAGCTGGGTTAATGGCTACGATCAAAGCAGCAGAGCTGGGACAACAGGTTGATTTATTTTCTTTAGTACCTGTTAAACGCTCTCACTCAGTTTGTGCCCAAGGCGGAATCAATGGGGCAGTAAATACAAAAGGTGAAGGGGATTCTCCATTTATCCACTTTGACGATACAGTTTATGGCGGAGACTTCTTGGCTAACCAACCGCCGGTTAAAGCGATGTGCGATGCAGCACCGTCAATCATCCATATGTTTGACCGTATGGGCGTTATGTTCAACCGTACTCCTGAAGGTCTTCTTGATTTCCGTCGTTTCGGTGGTACTCAACATAGCCGTACAGCATTCGCTGGTGCAACGACTGGTCAACAATTACTTTACGCATTGGACGAGCAGGTTCGCCGTTATGAAGTTGAAGGCCTTGTAACGAAATATGAAGGCTGGGAATTCCTTGGAGCCGTTATCGATGATGATCAAACGGCACGAGGTATCGTAGCTCAAAACCTGACTTCAATGGAAATCAAATCATTCCCTGGCGACGCAGTCATCATGGCGAGCGGCGGCCCTGGAATCATTTTCGGTAAATCGACTAACTCAATGATCAATACAGGCTCAGCAGCCTCCATCGTTTATCAACAAGGTGTAAATTATGCAAATGGTGAGTTCATTCAAATTCACCCAACAGCAATCCCTGGAGATGACAAACTTCGTCTAATGAGTGAATCCGCTCGTGGTGAAGGTGGACGTATCTGGACATATAAAGACGGAAAACCTTGGTATTTCCTTGAAGAAAAATACCCTGCTTACGGTAATCTAGTACCTCGTGATATCGCGACTCGTGAAATTTTCGACGTATGTATGAACATGAAGCTTGGTATTAATGGAGAAAACATGGTTTACTTGGATCTATCTCATAAAGATCCTAAATTACTTGATATTAAACTTGGCGGAATCATTGAAATCTACGAGAAATTCATGGGTGAAGACCCTCGTAAAGTTCCAATGAAAATTTTCCCTGCCGTTCACTATTCTATGGGCGGACTTTGGGTGGATTATGACCAAATGACTAACATTAAAGGTTTATTCGCTGCAGGTGAGTGTGACTACTCTCAACATGGCGGTAACCGTCTTGGTGCGAACTCACTTCTTTCTGCAATTTTTGGTGGTTCAGTCGCTGGACCGAATGCCGTTAAATATATTGAAGGCCTTGATAAAACTTCAGAATCCATTCCTGCTTCATTGTTTGAAGGCTACGAAAAACAACAACAGGAAAAATGGAATGAAGTCATGTCTCTTGATGGTAACGAAAATGCTTACGTCCTGCACAAAGAACTTGGTGAGTGGATGACACAGCATGTTACTGTAGTTCGTTACAATGACAAGCTGAAAGAAACGGATAACAAGATTCTTGAGTTGATGGAACGTTACAAGAAAATTAACATCAATGACACGGCAAAATGGAGTAACCAAGGAGCTGCATTCACTAGACAGCTGCAAAACATGATGCAATTGGCTCGTGTAATCACAATTGGTGCGTTAAACCGTGATGAAAGCCGCGGAGCACATTACAAACCTGATTTCCCAGAACGTAATGATGATGAATTCATGAAAACGACAATGGCAACATTCAAAGGCTTAGATCAAGCACCTGAATTCCATTATGAAGATATTGATGTATCACTGATCGCACCGCGTAAACGTGATTACACTACGAAACATTAA
- a CDS encoding YslB family protein, whose protein sequence is MKKNIAAAIEEEIPAEEIQTEEFQVPAFGYELIREVLLNDILGKDSNQILYWAGKQLARKFPLNGDQEVIEFFQSAGWGTLEIMKYTKNQMELSLTGEIISRRMDLHPDCHFQLEAGFLAEQFTLQKKFLSESTEEIKRRAKKVIFTIQWDPRDQI, encoded by the coding sequence ATGAAAAAAAATATTGCTGCTGCGATAGAAGAAGAGATTCCAGCTGAGGAAATTCAAACTGAAGAATTCCAAGTTCCAGCTTTCGGATACGAATTAATCAGAGAAGTTCTATTGAACGATATTCTCGGAAAAGACTCTAATCAAATCCTCTATTGGGCAGGTAAACAGTTAGCACGCAAATTCCCATTAAATGGCGATCAAGAAGTTATTGAATTTTTCCAGAGCGCGGGATGGGGCACCCTGGAAATCATGAAGTATACGAAAAACCAGATGGAATTATCCCTGACGGGTGAAATAATCAGCCGCCGTATGGATTTACATCCTGACTGTCACTTCCAACTTGAAGCCGGTTTCCTTGCCGAGCAGTTTACACTGCAAAAAAAGTTCCTAAGCGAATCAACGGAAGAAATCAAACGCCGCGCAAAAAAAGTGATATTCACCATTCAATGGGATCCCAGAGATCAAATCTAA
- a CDS encoding MarR family winged helix-turn-helix transcriptional regulator, translated as MDEEKQVAYVADIERELRYVSSWIKQRGREILNDYKITIPQFLALQWLFEAGDMTIGELSTKMFLAFSTTTDLIDRMEKHQLVKRVKDEKDRRVVRIHLLDEGERIIEEVINKRQKYLSGVLVNFNESDIVSLRGILAKLHQEMKEK; from the coding sequence ATGGATGAAGAGAAGCAGGTTGCTTATGTAGCCGATATTGAGAGGGAATTGCGCTATGTATCGTCATGGATTAAGCAAAGGGGACGGGAAATTCTCAATGATTATAAAATTACCATTCCTCAATTCCTGGCTTTGCAATGGCTTTTTGAAGCAGGCGACATGACGATTGGCGAATTGTCCACGAAGATGTTTCTCGCCTTCAGCACAACGACGGATCTGATTGACCGCATGGAGAAACATCAGCTTGTTAAGCGTGTCAAAGATGAAAAGGACCGGCGTGTGGTTCGTATTCACCTTCTTGACGAAGGGGAACGGATTATCGAAGAAGTGATTAATAAACGGCAGAAGTACTTGAGTGGCGTGTTAGTCAATTTCAACGAATCTGACATCGTGTCCCTCCGAGGGATTCTTGCAAAACTACATCAAGAAATGAAAGAAAAATGA
- the sdhB gene encoding succinate dehydrogenase iron-sulfur subunit has protein sequence MVETKSETKTVRFIITRQDTPDSAPYDEEFELAYRPNMNVISALMEIRRNPVTVQGKHTTAIAWDMNCLEEVCGACSMVINGKPRQSCTALIDQLEQPVRLAPMRTFPVVRDLQVDRSRMFDSLKKVKAWIPIDGTYNLGPGPRMPEKKRQWAYELSKCMTCGVCLEACPNVNSNSDFMGPQPLSQVRLFNAHPTGAMNKAERLNTIMSDGGLANCGNSQNCVQSCPKGIPLTTSIAALNRDTAIQQFRNFFGSDEV, from the coding sequence ATGGTTGAAACTAAATCTGAGACTAAAACAGTCCGTTTTATAATCACTCGTCAAGATACACCGGATTCAGCTCCTTATGATGAGGAATTTGAATTAGCGTACCGTCCGAATATGAATGTAATTTCCGCTCTTATGGAAATTCGTCGTAATCCGGTAACTGTACAAGGCAAGCACACTACAGCAATCGCATGGGACATGAACTGTCTTGAAGAAGTATGTGGTGCTTGTTCAATGGTTATCAATGGTAAACCAAGACAATCATGTACAGCTCTTATCGATCAATTGGAACAGCCGGTTCGTCTTGCTCCAATGCGTACCTTCCCTGTTGTTCGTGACCTTCAAGTCGATCGCAGCCGTATGTTCGACTCATTGAAAAAGGTAAAAGCATGGATTCCAATCGATGGAACGTACAATCTTGGACCAGGACCGCGTATGCCAGAAAAGAAACGTCAATGGGCATATGAATTGTCTAAATGCATGACTTGCGGTGTTTGTTTGGAAGCTTGTCCGAACGTAAACAGCAATTCAGACTTCATGGGACCACAACCATTATCACAAGTTCGTTTATTCAACGCACATCCAACTGGTGCAATGAATAAAGCGGAACGTTTAAATACAATCATGTCCGATGGAGGACTTGCAAACTGCGGTAACTCACAAAACTGTGTGCAGTCTTGCCCTAAAGGCATTCCATTAACGACTTCGATTGCAGCATTGAACCGTGATACTGCCATTCAACAATTCCGTAACTTCTTTGGAAGCGACGAAGTTTAA
- a CDS encoding acyl-CoA thioesterase, giving the protein MNRISYIDNITEWINDFSFKHEIKVRFSETDMFRHLNNTIPFTYFEEARIEYFQSMGFMKDWTSADGDEMPVVADLQCDYLKQVFFNDQLTIHVKADHIGKSSVDIHYMGSKHDGSICFTGRGTIVQVSKATGKPIPWTEEMKRSLLHTELEHT; this is encoded by the coding sequence TTGAACAGAATATCATATATCGATAATATAACCGAGTGGATCAATGATTTTTCCTTTAAACATGAGATTAAGGTTCGCTTTTCGGAAACGGATATGTTTAGGCACTTGAATAACACGATTCCTTTTACTTATTTTGAAGAAGCGCGGATTGAATATTTCCAGAGCATGGGCTTTATGAAGGATTGGACCTCGGCTGATGGTGATGAGATGCCGGTTGTTGCAGATCTACAATGTGATTACCTGAAGCAGGTGTTTTTCAATGATCAATTGACAATTCATGTGAAAGCTGACCATATCGGAAAATCTTCTGTAGATATACATTATATGGGAAGCAAACACGATGGTTCAATTTGTTTCACGGGCAGGGGAACGATTGTCCAGGTCTCCAAAGCCACCGGAAAGCCGATACCTTGGACAGAAGAGATGAAGCGGTCGTTGTTGCATACAGAGCTTGAACATACCTAA
- a CDS encoding GerMN domain-containing protein: MSNKSKVTMAVTILASSFWLSGCGLFGGEEKKEIDPPKDISLVDDESSLKEKNDEEKPATDGEKGAGAVESKTVKTELYLIDKSGYVVPQTLELPKSEAVAKQALDYLVDNGPVTDKLPNGFRAVIPADTQISVNIKDGVAVADFSPEFKNYQKEDELKILQAITWTLTQFDSVDKIQMRINGEDISEMPVNGTPIDENISRSSGINIDTSDVVDISNSKALTVYYVGGDEEYSYYVPVTRRISETVSDNVTAAVQELTKSPSGSNLQTGFMSDVALLDKPKVAEGKVSLNFNENILGSFKEKKVSQEVLDALVLSLTEQKGIESVEVQVQGSADILNEEGKKLSEPVVRPEKVNTGSF; this comes from the coding sequence ATGTCCAATAAATCAAAAGTAACAATGGCTGTGACCATTCTGGCATCTTCTTTTTGGCTTTCGGGATGCGGATTATTTGGCGGTGAAGAGAAAAAGGAAATTGATCCACCAAAGGATATTTCATTAGTCGATGATGAATCTTCATTAAAAGAAAAGAATGATGAAGAAAAGCCTGCAACAGATGGAGAAAAAGGTGCTGGTGCTGTTGAATCGAAAACAGTGAAGACAGAGTTATATTTAATTGATAAAAGTGGGTATGTGGTTCCACAGACATTGGAACTTCCTAAATCGGAAGCCGTCGCCAAACAGGCGCTTGATTACCTTGTCGATAACGGTCCAGTCACGGATAAACTTCCGAATGGGTTCAGGGCCGTCATTCCTGCCGATACCCAAATAAGCGTAAACATTAAAGATGGAGTGGCTGTAGCGGACTTTTCGCCGGAGTTCAAAAACTATCAAAAAGAGGATGAACTTAAAATCCTTCAAGCCATTACATGGACCCTGACGCAATTCGACTCGGTCGATAAAATCCAAATGAGAATAAATGGGGAAGATATTTCCGAAATGCCGGTCAATGGCACACCGATAGATGAGAATATCTCAAGATCTTCAGGAATCAATATCGATACGAGTGACGTGGTCGACATTTCGAATTCCAAAGCACTGACCGTTTATTATGTAGGCGGTGACGAGGAGTACTCCTATTATGTTCCGGTAACACGCCGGATCAGCGAAACGGTGTCTGATAATGTAACAGCTGCCGTCCAAGAGTTAACGAAGAGTCCTTCGGGTTCTAACTTGCAAACGGGGTTCATGAGTGATGTAGCTTTACTTGACAAACCTAAAGTGGCAGAAGGTAAGGTCAGCCTCAACTTCAATGAAAATATCCTTGGAAGTTTTAAAGAGAAAAAGGTGTCACAAGAAGTCCTTGATGCCTTGGTCCTTTCTTTAACTGAACAGAAAGGAATTGAAAGCGTTGAAGTACAAGTGCAGGGCAGCGCCGATATTCTTAATGAGGAAGGTAAGAAACTATCTGAACCAGTGGTCCGTCCAGAGAAAGTCAACACAGGTAGCTTTTAA
- the racE gene encoding glutamate racemase — protein sequence MKQPIGIIDSGVGGLTVAKEVMRQLPNENIIYLGDTARCPYGPRTKKDVQTFTWQMTRFLMKKDIKMLIIACNTATAAVLDEIRAILPIPVLGVIHPGARAALKVSDSLHIGVIGTEGTVKSKAYDDALASINSDVKVDSLACPKFVPIVESGEFQGGIVNRVVAQTLNPLKKTKIDTLILGCTHYPLLGPVISSYMGDEVQVISSGEETAREASVILDYYKLINKSKLRPVHRFYTTGSRDMFGSIASSWLGIHTDTIETIKIDHL from the coding sequence TTGAAACAACCGATAGGCATCATTGATTCAGGGGTAGGCGGCTTGACAGTAGCTAAAGAAGTCATGCGTCAGCTTCCAAATGAAAATATAATTTACTTAGGTGATACAGCAAGATGCCCTTATGGGCCGAGGACCAAAAAAGATGTCCAAACCTTCACATGGCAAATGACGAGGTTCCTGATGAAGAAGGATATAAAAATGCTGATCATCGCTTGCAATACGGCGACTGCAGCTGTACTGGATGAAATCAGGGCAATACTTCCGATTCCTGTATTGGGTGTCATCCACCCTGGGGCAAGGGCGGCATTGAAGGTTTCTGACTCCTTGCATATTGGCGTTATTGGTACGGAAGGCACGGTAAAAAGCAAAGCTTATGACGACGCCCTTGCTTCCATCAATTCCGATGTGAAAGTAGATAGTTTAGCATGCCCGAAATTTGTCCCAATCGTGGAAAGCGGGGAGTTTCAAGGGGGTATCGTCAATAGGGTCGTGGCACAAACCTTGAACCCGCTGAAGAAAACGAAGATCGACACATTGATTCTTGGCTGTACCCATTATCCACTGCTGGGGCCTGTAATCTCTTCCTATATGGGGGATGAAGTACAAGTCATTTCCTCTGGGGAAGAGACGGCCCGTGAGGCAAGTGTCATTTTGGATTATTATAAATTAATCAATAAAAGCAAGCTCCGTCCGGTTCATCGCTTTTATACTACCGGTTCAAGAGATATGTTTGGTTCTATCGCATCGAGCTGGCTCGGTATTCATACCGATACAATCGAAACAATTAAAATTGATCACCTATAA
- a CDS encoding succinate dehydrogenase cytochrome b558 subunit: MAKNREFGNRRLHSLLGVIPIGLFLLEHLVTNYMATKGPESFNSAAHFLESIPFRYFLEIFIIFLPLIYHAVYGIYIAFTAKNNLGRFGFFRNWMFFLQRLSGIITLIFLVWHVWSTRIQVAMGTEVDFDMMAEIFSNPFMVAFYLVGVISTIFHFSNGLWSFAVSWGLTISPKSQKIMTYVTLIIFVLLSYVGVSAIFAFV; the protein is encoded by the coding sequence GTGGCAAAAAATCGTGAGTTTGGGAATCGTAGACTTCATTCACTACTTGGAGTTATTCCGATCGGGCTGTTCTTGTTGGAGCATTTAGTTACCAACTATATGGCAACAAAGGGACCGGAATCATTTAATTCAGCAGCACATTTCTTAGAAAGCATACCGTTTCGTTATTTCCTGGAAATCTTCATCATTTTCTTACCTTTGATTTATCATGCTGTTTACGGGATTTATATCGCGTTCACGGCTAAAAATAATTTAGGTAGATTTGGGTTTTTCCGAAATTGGATGTTCTTTTTACAACGTCTAAGCGGAATCATTACGTTGATTTTCCTTGTTTGGCATGTATGGTCAACTAGGATTCAAGTAGCGATGGGTACAGAGGTTGACTTTGACATGATGGCAGAGATTTTCTCTAATCCATTTATGGTTGCATTTTATTTAGTTGGGGTCATTTCGACAATTTTCCACTTCTCAAATGGATTATGGTCATTTGCAGTGAGCTGGGGTCTGACAATTTCACCTAAATCACAAAAAATCATGACTTACGTTACTTTGATCATTTTCGTTCTTCTTTCTTATGTTGGAGTAAGTGCAATTTTCGCTTTCGTATAA
- a CDS encoding helix-turn-helix domain-containing protein — translation MKENEFTHKPLLTKREKEVFELLVQDKTTKEIAGELFISEKTVRNHISNAMQKLGVKGRSQAVIELLRMGELKL, via the coding sequence TTGAAGGAGAACGAATTCACTCATAAGCCACTACTCACCAAAAGAGAAAAAGAAGTATTTGAGTTACTAGTACAAGACAAAACAACAAAAGAAATCGCAGGTGAATTGTTTATTAGCGAAAAAACAGTTCGAAACCATATTTCGAATGCGATGCAGAAGCTTGGAGTCAAAGGACGTTCGCAGGCAGTCATAGAACTCCTTCGTATGGGGGAACTTAAGCTTTAA